In Vitis vinifera cultivar Pinot Noir 40024 chromosome 17, ASM3070453v1, one genomic interval encodes:
- the LOC100257764 gene encoding glycosyltransferase BC10 isoform X2: protein MGNEHQRLPMVSMFFNSNSVLRHVFHLLYFVIGLSLGIKVGFYVKSSSFDLQAIISFTAPQPAAAPPPLLVTLPPPPAPSPLPQPPSASASPSPSPSPYPPPDGTLASQDKPTLMHSMDDDELFWRASMVPRIQQFPYENVPKVAFMFLTKGPIPLGPLWDLFFKGHEGFYSIYVHPHPSYNDSVPEDSVFHGRRIPSKVIKWGRATMIDAERRLLANALLDFSNERFVLLSETCIPLFNFTTIYSYIINSNQSFIASYDDPRKVGRGRYNPQMSPTINISEWRKGSQWFEVHRELAIEIVSDKKYYPVFREHCHVPCYMDEHYIPTLINILAPEKNSNRTITWVDWSKSGPHPGRFIRQDVTLEFLNQTRFGTNCTYGGNTTSMCFLFARKFVPNTLQPLLQLLSLDFSH from the exons ATGGGAAATGAACATCAGCGACTTCctatggtttctatgtttttcaaTTCCAACTCAGTGTTGAGGCATGTCTTTCATCTCCTGTATTTTGTCATTGGTTTATCCCTTGGAATCAAGGTCGGTTTCTATGTCAAGAGTTCCTCATTCGATCTTCAAGCTATTATAAGCTTTACGGCACCTCAACCAGCCGCAGCACCACCACCCTTATTGGTAACGCTGCCACCACCACCGGCACCATCACCTCTGCCACAACCACCATCAGCATCAGCATCGCCGTCACCATCGCCATCTCCATATCCACCACCTGATGGTACTTTGGCCTCACAAGATAAGCCAACGCTCATGCACAGTATGGATGATGATGAGTTGTTCTGGCGAGCATCTATGGTTCCAAGGATTCAACAATTCCCATATGAGAATGTCCCTAAAGTTGCTTTCATGTTCTTGACAAAGGGACCTATACCTTTAGGCCCCTTATGGGATTTATTCTTCAAAGGGCATGAAGGGTTTTATTCTATTTATGTTCACCCTCATCCTTCCTACAATGATTCAGTGCCTGAAGATTCTGTTTTCCATGGAAGAAGAATTCCCAGCAAGGTCA TCAAATGGGGAAGAGCAACAATGATAGATGCAGAGAGACGCCTTTTGGCCAACGCCCTCCTGGACTTCTCTAATGAAAGATTTGTGCTCCTCTCAGAGACTTGCATACCTTTGTTCAACTTCACAACAATATATAGCTACAtcatcaattctaatcaaagtTTCATTGCTTCATACGATGATCCAAGGAAGGTGGGCCGAGGTCGTTACAATCCTCAAATGTCACCTACAATCAACATATCCGAATGGCGTAAAGGGTCACAATGGTTTGAGGTTCATCGCGAGCTAGCCATTGAAATTGTATCAGACAAGAAGTACTACCCCGTCTTTCGAGAGCATTGTCATGTCCCTTGTTACATGGATGAACATTATATCCCTACACTCATCAACATTCTTGCTCCAGAAAAGAACTCCAACAGGACCATTACCTGGGTTGATTGGTCTAAGAGCGGTCCACATCCTGGAAGATTTATTAGGCAAGATGTTACTCTCGAGTTCCTGAATCAAACGAGGTTTGGTACCAATTGTACGTATGGTGGCAACACAACGTCTATGTGTTTCTTGTTTGCCAGGAAATTTGTACCCAATACTTTGCAGCCCTTGTTGCAGCTTTTGTCCCTCGATTTTAGTCATTAA
- the LOC100261087 gene encoding AP-3 complex subunit delta isoform X1, translating into MGSSIMDSLFQRSLEDLIKGIRLNLLTEPTFISKSTDDIRREIKSTDLHTKSVALQKLTYLSALYGLDMSWAAFHVVELMSSSAFAHKKIAYLAAAHSFHAATDVSLLTTHQFRKDLNSANPFEVSLALHCFSIIATPHLARELTPEIFTLLSSSKPSIGKKAVAVILRVFSQYPDAARVCFKRLVENLESSDPHTLSAAMGVFCELAVKDPKSYLPLAPEFYRILVDSRNNWVLIKAVKIFGKLAPLEPRLAMRVVEPICEYMRKTGAKSLMFECVRTVVTSLAEYESAVKLAVVKIRELLVDDDSNLKYLGLQALTVVAPKHLWAVLENKEVVIKSLSDADPNIKLESLRILMVMVSERNVAEISRVLVNYAIKSDPEFCNEILGSILSACSRNVYEIIEDFDWYVSLLGEMSRIPHCQKGEEIEHQLIDIGMRVKDARLQLVRVGRDLLIDPALLGNPFLHRILSAAAWVSGEYVEFSKNPFELMEALLQPRISLLPPSIRAVYVQSAFKVLIFCLHSYLFYRETIACSPSSPDNFVSESKCPGSDSAIVAADCQQDEVFNPRASNQSFEDASTEDVEDITVTHAQIPNSASLGKDGFTHESIGNLLNLIEVALGPLSGSREVEIQERARNVLGLIELIKQELPGLVKKEGNFEREGLKFPKIIELMHDAFSKELGPVAANAQERVPIPDGLILRENLGDLEMICGNDQLPTSSSFSFGIPHSKEKVGLPQSKGESSEASTESTSLLAEHRKLHGLYYLPSEKNDVSNDYPPANDPKLQDNLNDDAKDLVKLTEQSLLQKKKPNHAKPRPVVVKLDEGDEAPIAAKKLELKEDLLSGAVRDVLLGNEAVSTSQSNLTDKSSSKRRGKEKLNTDHPSGPKEVLGDVGNPNMGNPSSRRSKHHGHGKERRHRSPRKKEKEREENGQKDKQKSSHRHNRHKSRQRAEGPNNVVTQTPLIPDFLL; encoded by the coding sequence ATGGGTTCATCGATCATGGATTCTCTGTTTCAACGCTCCCTCGAAGATCTGATCAAAGGGATTCGCCTTAACCTACTTACCGAACCCACTTTCATCTCCAAATCCACAGACGACATTCGCCGCGAGATCAAGTCCACCGACCTCCACACCAAGTCCGTCGCCCTCCAGAAGCTCACCTACCTCAGCGCCCTGTACGGGCTCGACATGTCTTGGGCCGCTTTCCACGTCGTGGAGCTCATGAGCTCCTCTGCCTTCGCCCACAAGAAGATCGCCTACCTCGCCGCCGCGCACTCCTTCCACGCTGCTACCGATGTCTCCCTCCTCACCACTCATCAGTTCCGTAAGGACCTCAACTCCGCCAACCCCTTCGAGGTAAGCCTCGCCCTCCACTGCTTCTCCATCATCGCCACACCCCACCTCGCTCGCGAATTAACACCGGAAATCTTCACTTTGTTGTCTAGCTCCAAGCCTTCCATTGGAAAAAAGGCTGTGGCGGTCATTTTGAGGGTTTTTAGCCAGTACCCAGATGCGGCTAGGGTTTGTTTTAAGCGTTTGGTTGAGAATTTAGAGAGTTCTGATCCGCATACCTTGTCTGCGGCAATGGGTGTTTTTTGCGAGTTGGCAGTGAAGGACCCTAAATCATATCTGCCCCTGGCGCCAGAGTTTTATAGGATATTGGTGGATTCTAGGAACAATTGGGTATTAATTAAGGCGGTTAAGATATTTGGGAAGTTAGCACCATTGGAGCCAAGGTTGGCAATGAGGGTTGTGGAGCCAATTTGTGAGTATATGAGGAAAACCGGGGCAAAATCATTGATGTTTGAGTGTGTGAGGACTGTGGTGACTAGCTTGGCCGAGTATGAGTCTGCAGTGAAGCTTGCAGTTGTGAAGATTCGGGAATTGTTAGTGGATGATGATTCTAATCTTAAGTACCTAGGGTTGCAGGCGCTGACAGTTGTTGCACCAAAGCACCTGTGGGCGGTTTTGGAGAATAAGGAGGTGGTGATTAAATCTTTGAGTGATGCTGACCCCAATATTAAACTTGAGTCACTGCGCATTCTGATGGTAATGGTGTCTGAGAGAAATGTGGCTGAAATTTCCAGGGTTTTGGTTAATTATGCAATTAAATCAGACCCAGAGTTTTGCAATGAGATTCTGGGTTCCATTTTATCAGCTTGTTCTAGGAATGTTTATGAGATAATTGAGGACTTTGATTGGTATGTATCACTTCTTGGGGAAATGTCGAGGATTCCACATTGCCAGAAGGGTGAAGAGATTGAGCATCAACTTATTGATATTGGTATGAGGGTGAAGGATGCTAGACTGCAGCTTGTTCGTGTTGGCCGGGATCTACTGATTGATCCTGCATTACTTGGTAACCCTTTCTTACACAGGATATTGTCTGCTGCTGCTTGGGTTTCAGGGGAGTATGTTGAATTTTCGAAGAATCCATTTGAACTTATGGAGGCTCTGTTACAACCACGTATTAGTCTCTTGCCTCCATCAATAAGGGCTGTTTATGTTCAGTCTGCTTTTAAAGTACTTATCTTTTGTCTACATTCCTACCTCTTTTACAGGGAAACCATTGCTTGCTCCCCCTCATCTCCTGACAATTTTGTCTCTGAAAGTAAATGCCCAGGTTCTGATTCTGCAATTGTTGCAGCTGATTGCCAACAAGATGAAGTGTTCAACCCAAGGGCTTCAAATCAATCCTTTGAAGATGCTTCTACAGAAGATGTTGAAGATATAACTGTTACTCATGCTCAGATACCTAATTCAGCCTCTTTAGGAAAAGATGGTTTCACACATGAATCAATTGGGAACCTGTTGAATCTAATTGAAGTGGCTTTGGGTCCACTATCAGGAAGCCGAGAAGTAGAAATACAGGAGAGGGCACGAAATGTACTTGGTTTAATTGAGTTGATAAAACAAGAGTTACCTGGCTTAGTCAAGAAAGAAGGGAATTTTGAGAGGGAAGGCTTAAAATTTCCCAAAATCATTGAGTTAATGCATGATGCATTCTCCAAGGAGCTTGGTCCAGTCGCAGCAAATGCGCAAGAAAGAGTTCCTATCCCTGATGGGCTAATACTTAGGGAGAATCTTGGTGACTTGGAAATGATTTGTGGCAATGATCAGCTGCCTACATcaagttcattttcttttggaaTTCCTCATTCTAAGGAGAAGGTTGGTCTTCCCCAAAGCAAAGGAGAATCATCTGAAGCATCAACTGAGTCGACATCTCTGCTTGCAGAACACCGCAAGCTTCATGGACTATATTATCTTCCTTCAGAGAAGAATGATGTATCCAATGATTACCCACCTGCTAATGACCCTAAGTTGCAGGATAATCTGAATGATGATGCTAAAGATCTTGTTAAGCTTACAGAGCAGTCGcttcttcaaaagaaaaagccaAACCATGCAAAACCTAGGCCGGTGGTGGTAAAATTGGATGAGGGTGATGAAGCACCTATTGCAGCCAAGAAGCTGGAGTTGAAAGAGGATTTGTTGTCTGGTGCGGTGCGAGATGTACTTTTAGGTAATGAAGCTGTATCCACTTCACAAAGTAATCTGACCGATAAATCATCCAGTAAGAGAAGAGGGAAGGAAAAACTAAATACTGATCATCCATCTGGTCCAAAAGAAGTTCTGGGTGATGTAGGAAATCCTAATATGGGAAATCCAAGTTCAAGAAGAAGCAAACACCATGGTCATGGTAAAGAGAGACGGCATAGAAGTCCgaggaagaaggagaaggaaagagaagaaaatggtcAGAAAGACAAGCAGAAGAGTAGTCATCGTCATAATAGGCACAAATCTCGTCAAAGAGCGGAAGGGCCCAACAATGTGGTTACACAAACACCACTGATCCCGGATTTTCTTTTATAg
- the LOC100261087 gene encoding AP-3 complex subunit delta isoform X2, protein MSPSSPLISSVRTSTPPTPSSSKPSIGKKAVAVILRVFSQYPDAARVCFKRLVENLESSDPHTLSAAMGVFCELAVKDPKSYLPLAPEFYRILVDSRNNWVLIKAVKIFGKLAPLEPRLAMRVVEPICEYMRKTGAKSLMFECVRTVVTSLAEYESAVKLAVVKIRELLVDDDSNLKYLGLQALTVVAPKHLWAVLENKEVVIKSLSDADPNIKLESLRILMVMVSERNVAEISRVLVNYAIKSDPEFCNEILGSILSACSRNVYEIIEDFDWYVSLLGEMSRIPHCQKGEEIEHQLIDIGMRVKDARLQLVRVGRDLLIDPALLGNPFLHRILSAAAWVSGEYVEFSKNPFELMEALLQPRISLLPPSIRAVYVQSAFKVLIFCLHSYLFYRETIACSPSSPDNFVSESKCPGSDSAIVAADCQQDEVFNPRASNQSFEDASTEDVEDITVTHAQIPNSASLGKDGFTHESIGNLLNLIEVALGPLSGSREVEIQERARNVLGLIELIKQELPGLVKKEGNFEREGLKFPKIIELMHDAFSKELGPVAANAQERVPIPDGLILRENLGDLEMICGNDQLPTSSSFSFGIPHSKEKVGLPQSKGESSEASTESTSLLAEHRKLHGLYYLPSEKNDVSNDYPPANDPKLQDNLNDDAKDLVKLTEQSLLQKKKPNHAKPRPVVVKLDEGDEAPIAAKKLELKEDLLSGAVRDVLLGNEAVSTSQSNLTDKSSSKRRGKEKLNTDHPSGPKEVLGDVGNPNMGNPSSRRSKHHGHGKERRHRSPRKKEKEREENGQKDKQKSSHRHNRHKSRQRAEGPNNVVTQTPLIPDFLL, encoded by the exons ATGTCTCCCTCCTCACCACTCATCAGTTCCGTAAGGACCTCAACTCCGCCAACCCCTTCGAG CTCCAAGCCTTCCATTGGAAAAAAGGCTGTGGCGGTCATTTTGAGGGTTTTTAGCCAGTACCCAGATGCGGCTAGGGTTTGTTTTAAGCGTTTGGTTGAGAATTTAGAGAGTTCTGATCCGCATACCTTGTCTGCGGCAATGGGTGTTTTTTGCGAGTTGGCAGTGAAGGACCCTAAATCATATCTGCCCCTGGCGCCAGAGTTTTATAGGATATTGGTGGATTCTAGGAACAATTGGGTATTAATTAAGGCGGTTAAGATATTTGGGAAGTTAGCACCATTGGAGCCAAGGTTGGCAATGAGGGTTGTGGAGCCAATTTGTGAGTATATGAGGAAAACCGGGGCAAAATCATTGATGTTTGAGTGTGTGAGGACTGTGGTGACTAGCTTGGCCGAGTATGAGTCTGCAGTGAAGCTTGCAGTTGTGAAGATTCGGGAATTGTTAGTGGATGATGATTCTAATCTTAAGTACCTAGGGTTGCAGGCGCTGACAGTTGTTGCACCAAAGCACCTGTGGGCGGTTTTGGAGAATAAGGAGGTGGTGATTAAATCTTTGAGTGATGCTGACCCCAATATTAAACTTGAGTCACTGCGCATTCTGATGGTAATGGTGTCTGAGAGAAATGTGGCTGAAATTTCCAGGGTTTTGGTTAATTATGCAATTAAATCAGACCCAGAGTTTTGCAATGAGATTCTGGGTTCCATTTTATCAGCTTGTTCTAGGAATGTTTATGAGATAATTGAGGACTTTGATTGGTATGTATCACTTCTTGGGGAAATGTCGAGGATTCCACATTGCCAGAAGGGTGAAGAGATTGAGCATCAACTTATTGATATTGGTATGAGGGTGAAGGATGCTAGACTGCAGCTTGTTCGTGTTGGCCGGGATCTACTGATTGATCCTGCATTACTTGGTAACCCTTTCTTACACAGGATATTGTCTGCTGCTGCTTGGGTTTCAGGGGAGTATGTTGAATTTTCGAAGAATCCATTTGAACTTATGGAGGCTCTGTTACAACCACGTATTAGTCTCTTGCCTCCATCAATAAGGGCTGTTTATGTTCAGTCTGCTTTTAAAGTACTTATCTTTTGTCTACATTCCTACCTCTTTTACAGGGAAACCATTGCTTGCTCCCCCTCATCTCCTGACAATTTTGTCTCTGAAAGTAAATGCCCAGGTTCTGATTCTGCAATTGTTGCAGCTGATTGCCAACAAGATGAAGTGTTCAACCCAAGGGCTTCAAATCAATCCTTTGAAGATGCTTCTACAGAAGATGTTGAAGATATAACTGTTACTCATGCTCAGATACCTAATTCAGCCTCTTTAGGAAAAGATGGTTTCACACATGAATCAATTGGGAACCTGTTGAATCTAATTGAAGTGGCTTTGGGTCCACTATCAGGAAGCCGAGAAGTAGAAATACAGGAGAGGGCACGAAATGTACTTGGTTTAATTGAGTTGATAAAACAAGAGTTACCTGGCTTAGTCAAGAAAGAAGGGAATTTTGAGAGGGAAGGCTTAAAATTTCCCAAAATCATTGAGTTAATGCATGATGCATTCTCCAAGGAGCTTGGTCCAGTCGCAGCAAATGCGCAAGAAAGAGTTCCTATCCCTGATGGGCTAATACTTAGGGAGAATCTTGGTGACTTGGAAATGATTTGTGGCAATGATCAGCTGCCTACATcaagttcattttcttttggaaTTCCTCATTCTAAGGAGAAGGTTGGTCTTCCCCAAAGCAAAGGAGAATCATCTGAAGCATCAACTGAGTCGACATCTCTGCTTGCAGAACACCGCAAGCTTCATGGACTATATTATCTTCCTTCAGAGAAGAATGATGTATCCAATGATTACCCACCTGCTAATGACCCTAAGTTGCAGGATAATCTGAATGATGATGCTAAAGATCTTGTTAAGCTTACAGAGCAGTCGcttcttcaaaagaaaaagccaAACCATGCAAAACCTAGGCCGGTGGTGGTAAAATTGGATGAGGGTGATGAAGCACCTATTGCAGCCAAGAAGCTGGAGTTGAAAGAGGATTTGTTGTCTGGTGCGGTGCGAGATGTACTTTTAGGTAATGAAGCTGTATCCACTTCACAAAGTAATCTGACCGATAAATCATCCAGTAAGAGAAGAGGGAAGGAAAAACTAAATACTGATCATCCATCTGGTCCAAAAGAAGTTCTGGGTGATGTAGGAAATCCTAATATGGGAAATCCAAGTTCAAGAAGAAGCAAACACCATGGTCATGGTAAAGAGAGACGGCATAGAAGTCCgaggaagaaggagaaggaaagagaagaaaatggtcAGAAAGACAAGCAGAAGAGTAGTCATCGTCATAATAGGCACAAATCTCGTCAAAGAGCGGAAGGGCCCAACAATGTGGTTACACAAACACCACTGATCCCGGATTTTCTTTTATAg
- the LOC100257764 gene encoding glycosyltransferase BC10 isoform X1, whose translation MGNEHQRLPMVSMFFNSNSVLRHVFHLLYFVIGLSLGIKVGFYVKSSSFDLQAIISFTAPQPAAAPPPLLVTLPPPPAPSPLPQPPSASASPSPSPSPYPPPDGTLASQDKPTLMHSMDDDELFWRASMVPRIQQFPYENVPKVAFMFLTKGPIPLGPLWDLFFKGHEGFYSIYVHPHPSYNDSVPEDSVFHGRRIPSKAVKWGRATMIDAERRLLANALLDFSNERFVLLSETCIPLFNFTTIYSYIINSNQSFIASYDDPRKVGRGRYNPQMSPTINISEWRKGSQWFEVHRELAIEIVSDKKYYPVFREHCHVPCYMDEHYIPTLINILAPEKNSNRTITWVDWSKSGPHPGRFIRQDVTLEFLNQTRFGTNCTYGGNTTSMCFLFARKFVPNTLQPLLQLLSLDFSH comes from the exons ATGGGAAATGAACATCAGCGACTTCctatggtttctatgtttttcaaTTCCAACTCAGTGTTGAGGCATGTCTTTCATCTCCTGTATTTTGTCATTGGTTTATCCCTTGGAATCAAGGTCGGTTTCTATGTCAAGAGTTCCTCATTCGATCTTCAAGCTATTATAAGCTTTACGGCACCTCAACCAGCCGCAGCACCACCACCCTTATTGGTAACGCTGCCACCACCACCGGCACCATCACCTCTGCCACAACCACCATCAGCATCAGCATCGCCGTCACCATCGCCATCTCCATATCCACCACCTGATGGTACTTTGGCCTCACAAGATAAGCCAACGCTCATGCACAGTATGGATGATGATGAGTTGTTCTGGCGAGCATCTATGGTTCCAAGGATTCAACAATTCCCATATGAGAATGTCCCTAAAGTTGCTTTCATGTTCTTGACAAAGGGACCTATACCTTTAGGCCCCTTATGGGATTTATTCTTCAAAGGGCATGAAGGGTTTTATTCTATTTATGTTCACCCTCATCCTTCCTACAATGATTCAGTGCCTGAAGATTCTGTTTTCCATGGAAGAAGAATTCCCAGCAAG GCAGTCAAATGGGGAAGAGCAACAATGATAGATGCAGAGAGACGCCTTTTGGCCAACGCCCTCCTGGACTTCTCTAATGAAAGATTTGTGCTCCTCTCAGAGACTTGCATACCTTTGTTCAACTTCACAACAATATATAGCTACAtcatcaattctaatcaaagtTTCATTGCTTCATACGATGATCCAAGGAAGGTGGGCCGAGGTCGTTACAATCCTCAAATGTCACCTACAATCAACATATCCGAATGGCGTAAAGGGTCACAATGGTTTGAGGTTCATCGCGAGCTAGCCATTGAAATTGTATCAGACAAGAAGTACTACCCCGTCTTTCGAGAGCATTGTCATGTCCCTTGTTACATGGATGAACATTATATCCCTACACTCATCAACATTCTTGCTCCAGAAAAGAACTCCAACAGGACCATTACCTGGGTTGATTGGTCTAAGAGCGGTCCACATCCTGGAAGATTTATTAGGCAAGATGTTACTCTCGAGTTCCTGAATCAAACGAGGTTTGGTACCAATTGTACGTATGGTGGCAACACAACGTCTATGTGTTTCTTGTTTGCCAGGAAATTTGTACCCAATACTTTGCAGCCCTTGTTGCAGCTTTTGTCCCTCGATTTTAGTCATTAA